One Torulaspora globosa chromosome 5, complete sequence DNA window includes the following coding sequences:
- the PBP1 gene encoding Pbp1p (ancestral locus Anc_5.182) yields the protein MKGNFNSRRKDHGNSANGSSTGGSGNNNQFAGSSGFHESAETTRNFNDRLDYLLAKSIGSEVVATVTSAVKYSGVLVACNLESNNGLDIVLKYPQIVDGGFADNIEELSEQLGDTLLINGADVGELELKGIDFAAGEKSEQAKKQEIEEQTKKPIESQEGKANGGFKTDVDISRGKGEVRERELQKWTPDAADESLEIHNQTLEESSGTWDQFSVNEKKFGVKSTFDEHLYTTKINKKDPDYEKRLKEAERIAKEIESQGSAGNIHIAEDRGHIVDDSGLDEEDLYSGVDRRGNELLAALKTNAKPSPAKPSKYVAPTLRDQPHNVDPAIISSITAKSHANKQAPTATVSVKEVSVHRSATPSSKVTHVEMPTKPSTKTSQRTDVASKKHVSKEAQIEELKKFSQKFKVPYDVPEDLKGILKNSSLKSDPSLPPKPSGNTGSKPSLPGTPVGAKPDLRKNLSGAKLPSQSQTPTHSPSLGRASVSSKRRSTISFFGSKAPQPDEKKKQSFSRNFNMFIKAKQAYDEKAKNLQQQDSENKSMEPFFIEKPYFTAPTWISTVDQSYKSLFPDERSAIQRAQINLQHRQMNSINAAATAAAANQQMGVVVGNMVRFPMGPGGSPNPMMNGMAGNMGMYMPLQPQPMFYPSMPHMMSMMGGGEEGGGSPSPQALSPHMPPAYLNNAPGSPAMGAYGYPGMPFQPMAGGGANLGGGNANYRHGYHHHGGQGSHGHRRNNHDNH from the coding sequence AAGCATTGGGAGCGAAGTTGTCGCTACAGTCACTTCCGCTGTTAAGTACTCAGGTGTCCTCGTAGCATGTAACTTGGAATCGAACAATGGCTTGGATATTGTGTTGAAGTACCCTCAAATTGTTGATGGGGGGTTTGCTGATaatattgaagaactaTCTGAACAATTGGGCGACACTTTGTTGATTAATGGGGCCGACGTGGGAGAATTGGAATTGAAGGGAATTGACTTCGCTGCTGGCGAAAAATCGGAGCAAGCAAAGAAACAGGAGATTGAGGAGCAAACTAAAAAGCCTATTGAATCACAAGAAGGGAAGGCAAACGGTGGTTTCAAGACAGATGTCGACATCTCTCGTGGAAAAGGCGAGGTGAGGGAACGTGAACTACAAAAATGGACTCCGGATGCTGCCGACGAGAGTCTCGAGATTCACAATCAGACATTGGAAGAGTCTTCAGGCACTTGGGATCAATTCTCGGTGaacgagaagaaattcGGTGTAAAATCAACATTTGATGAGCATTTGTATACTACTAAaatcaacaagaaggacCCAGACTATGAAAAGAGGTTGAAAGAGGCCGAGAGGATTGCAAAAGAAATCGAGTCTCAAGGATCAGCAGGCAACATTCATATCGCTGAAGACAGAGGCCACATCGTTGATGACTCCGGCTtagatgaagaagacttGTATTCGGGCGTGGACAGAAGAGGAAATGAACTTTTGGCTGCTTTGAAAACAAATGCCAAACCATCGCCCGCCAAGCCTTCCAAGTACGTAGCTCCAACGCTGAGAGATCAACCACATAATGTTGATCCTGCCATTATCTCATCGATTACTGCCAAGAGTCATGCTAATAAGCAAGCTCCTACTGCAACAGTTTCTGTTAAAGAAGTTAGCGTGCATCGGTCAGCTACACCTTCCTCTAAAGTTACTCATGTCGAAATGCCTACCAAACCAAGTACAAAGACATCGCAAAGGACTGACGTAGCTTCCAAGAAACATGTCTCTAAAGAAGCTCAGATCGAAGAGCTTAAAAAATTCTCTCAAAAGTTCAAAGTTCCGTATGACGTCCCGGAAGATTTGAAAGGCATTTTAAAGAACTCCAGCTTGAAGAGCGATCCCTCTCTCCCACCTAAGCCCTCTGGAAACACCGGTAGTAAGCCCTCCTTGCCCGGAACCCCTGTGGGTGCCAAGCCGGACTTGAGGAAAAACTTGAGCGGTGCTAAGCTTCCTTCCCAAAGTCAGACTCCTACTCATTCTCCGTCTCTCGGTAGAGCAAGTGTTTCATCAAAAAGACGCAGTACAATATCCTTCTTTGGCTCAAAAGCACCTCAAccagatgaaaagaagaagcagtcaTTTTCCAGAAACTTTAATATGTTCATCAAGGCAAAACAGGCTTATGATGAAAAAGCCAaaaatcttcaacagcaggACAGCGAGAACAAGAGTATGGaaccatttttcattgaGAAACCATATTTCACGGCTCCAACCTGGATCAGCACCGTTGATCAGTCGTATAAGAGCTTGTTTCCTGACGAAAGGTCAGCTATTCAGAGGGCTCAAATTAACTTGCAGCATCGCCAGATGAATTCTATAAACGCTGCCGCCACAGCAGCCGCCGCGAATCAGCAAATGGGAGTCGTCGTGGGCAATATGGTGCGTTTCCCCATGGGACCCGGGGGTTCTCCCAATCCAATGATGAACGGAATGGCAGGAAACATGGGAATGTATATGCCGCTGCAGCCCCAACCAATGTTTTACCCGTCTATGCCGCACATGATGTCGATGATGGGTGGTGGTGAAGAAGGCGGAGGAAGTCCTTCACCTCAGGCTCTGTCTCCTCACATGCCTCCTGCATATTTGAACAATGCACCGGGGTCTCCAGCCATGGGCGCATATGGATACCCAGGCATGCCTTTTCAGCCAATGGCAGGCGGTGGAGCAAATCTAGGAGGTGGTAACGCAAACTACAGACACGGCTACCACCACCATGGCGGTCAGGGTAGTCACGGTCATCGCAGAAATAACCATGATAACCACTGA